A genomic segment from Hypomesus transpacificus isolate Combined female chromosome 13, fHypTra1, whole genome shotgun sequence encodes:
- the c13h10orf90 gene encoding (E2-independent) E3 ubiquitin-conjugating enzyme FATS, protein MAVRRPAGHLRRAAGWRSSGDETYWEGLKSEVEVVPCGTPTQHVLQPQSAIEGAQKDAWMQQLGRMQCCHSGGPACDQMGPFYNKNASLPSLSTEQLGSFPQSSYQGVPYMNSGDLSSRGIPSMCDISPAGSQGSLKDEPFHNPERRGSWEKASIKQAPGKEQAKLSSLAPVRIGWLPIQRNITVADSPGQNSYLENPVSQLKLKQPITPTFLKNPGKENGFRHMDGAEERSQARPNSMSVRTWCLPDQESHTDPQVSDKGCHTSAEGNRLLNWQALRRGWTINRTSPISGGTQPNDHHSRTQPESHSKRPLHRTTSGEPCGTTAPTHRAVSLLNPHTLSHTQTPSAGTALVPKSTTSFSSITISSRKVTRTSSLPGSSRPSSPGEQPSFESSSSRPRAPLPSEPHSPDHTTLRQASIVKVAEHRMNPCSPVVLLNGPQGPRTPVSCEPQRGHSCEVVVRRRKATIIKVTEHRERYSAGQGGLGSRQTEYRHSYTEGVYRENSLWQQGLLESPDHNDAPFYKHLEHSPESTNSFSSPNRATTVYPREPESGSTLHRSTLCLYVTGSSTNDTSTEKVNRERSVKARRPVSCYAGMFGHSEPSPEMIGTQAPPRKWSVELPGEMHIDSVKDSAIGLDTHAALGFPISAGTAFSNTGHPVAETATAPQQQQKLQAEVRGQPPPLTLIQASEPRSQQSPEHILALNAAAVIANVKLQTQLSKKATPNGNSTKESNSSPLGNILVRGVATCENPRTNHNMVQQDPGVAPIPSRINTPINSPAKALSLREALELSRPDFISRSQGRLRELGRRALERRELQHSSDPQPENELRHKRGHCTRPNPQSDNLFRPRDRAITGKEMHLRSKRNYNNLPEVRRKKEEENRRVISQTNRHRVELFKKKLLDQILQRGND, encoded by the exons ATGGCTGTCCGAAGGCCAGCTGGCCACCTGCGCAGAGCTGCTGGCTGGAGGAGCTCAGGGGATGAGACCTACTGGGAGGGCCTGAAGtctgaggtggaggtggtccCCTGTGGCACTCCGACCCAGCATGTCCTCCAGCCCCAGAGTGCCATTGAAGGAGCCCAGAAGGACGCTTGGATGCAGCAGCTGGGGAGGATGCAGTGCTGCCATTCGGGAGGCCCTGCTTGTGATCAAATGGGACCTTTTTACAACAAAAATGCATCCCTGCCGAGCCTTTCCACTGAGCAACTTGGATCTTTCCCACAATCATCATATCAGGGTGTTCCCTACATGAACAGTGGGGATCTCTCTTCACGTGGGATCCCCAGCATGTGTGATATTTCACCAGCAGGCAGCCAGGGCTCCCTCAAAGATGAACCGTTCCACAATCCAGAGCGTCGAGGGAGTTGGGAAAAAGCTTCTATCAAGCAGGCCCCTGGGAAAGAGCAGGCCAAACTCAGCTCTCTTGCCCCAGTTAGAATAGGCTGGCTGCCAATCCAAAGGAACATCACAGTGGCGGATTCTCCTGGCCAAAACTCTTACCTGGAGAACCCTGTCAGCCAG TTGAAATTAAAACAACCCATCACCCCAACCTTCCTGAAGAATCCTGGCAAAGAGAATGGCTTCAGACACATGG ATGGAGCAGAAGAGAGGAGTCAAGCAAGACCAAATTCTATGAGTGTGAGGACATGGTGTCTCCCAGATCAAGAGTCTCACACTGATCCACAG GTCTCTGACAAGGGATGCCACACCTCAGCAGAGGGAAACAGGCTGCTTAATTGGCAGGCTTTAAGGAGGGGTTGGACCATTAATAGGACATCACCCATTAGTGGTGGAACTCAACCGAATGACCATCACAGTCGGACTCAACCAGAGTCCCACAGCAAAAGGCCTCTGCACAGAACGACAAGTGGAGAACCGTGCGGAACAACTGCCCCTACTCACAGAGCAGTGAGCCTCCtcaaccctcacacactctcacacacacagaccccgtCCGCTGGGACAGCTCTTGTCCCAAAGTCTACTAccagcttctcctccatcaccatctcctCCAGGAAGGTGACCAGGACATCAAGCCTTCCTGGATCCAGTCGCCCCTCCAGCCCTGGTGAGCAGCCTAGCTTTGAATCCTCGTCATCTCGTCCTCGGGCCCCCCTTCCCTCGGAGCCCCACTCGCCTGACCACACCACCCTCAGGCAGGCCAGCATAGTCAAGGTGGCAGAGCACAGGATGAACCCGTGCTCCCCTGTTGTTCTTTTGAATGGGCCCCAGGGTCCTAGAACCCCCGTCTCCTGTGAGCCTCAGAGGGGCCACAGCTGTGAAGTGGTGGTGAGAAGGAGGAAGGCCACCATCATTAAAGTGACTGAGCACAGGGAGCGCTACAGTGCTGGccagggggggttggggagcaGGCAGACTGAGTACAGGCACAGTTACACAGAGGGGGTGTACAGAGAAAACAGCCTCTGGCAACAAGGCTTATTAGAGTCTCCAGACCACAATGACGCACCCTTTTATaaacatctagaacattctCCAGAAAGTACAAACTCTTTTTCAAGCCCAAACAGGGCCACTACAGTTTACCCAAGAGAGCCCGAGAGTGGATCCACCCTCCACAGGTCTACCCTTTGTCTGTACGTCACCGGCTCCTCCACCAACGACACGTCCACAGAGAAGGTGAACAGGGAGAGGTCAGTGAAGGCCAGGAGACCTGTAAGCTGCTACGCCGGCATGTTTGGACACAGTGAACCTAGCCCGGAGATGATTGGCACACAAGCTCCACCCAGGAAATGGAGCGTGGAACTTCCTGGAGAGATGCATATTGACTCTGTCAAAGACTCTGCTATTGGACTGGACACACATGCTGCCTTGGGATTCCCTATCAGTGCAGGGACAGCATTTAGCAACACAGGTCACCCAGTGGCAGAGACAGCAACAGCTCCACAGCAACAACAGAAACTCCAGGCAGAAGTAAGAGGCCAACCCCCTCCACTCACTCTCATCCAGGCCTCAG AACCCAGGTCACAGCAGTCTCCAGAGCATATCCTCGCCCTCAATGCCGCTGCCGTCATAGCCAATGTAAAACTCCAAACACAACTGAGCAAGAAAGCAACACCAAATGGCAATTCTACAAAGGAATCAAACTCATCGCCCTTGGGAAATATACTCG TGAGGGGTGTAGCCACCTGTGAAAACCCGAGGACCAATCACAACATGGTCCAACAAGATCCTGGTGTTGCTCCAATCCCTTCACGCATCAACACACCTATAAACAGCCCAGCCAAAGCACTTTCTCTCCGG GAGGCTCTGGAGCTGTCTAGACCTGACTTCATCAGTCGCTCCCAGGGAAGGCTGAGGGAGCTGGGGAGACGggccctggagaggagggagctcCAGCACTCTTCAGACCCACAGCCAGAGAATGAGCTCAGGCACAAGAGAGGACACTGCACCAGGCCCAATCCTCAGAGTG ATAACCTTTTCAGACCCAGAGACAGAGCCATTACTGGAAAAGAGATGCATCTTAGATCCAAGCG GAATTACAATAACCTTCCAGAAGTAAGGaggaaaaaggaggaggagaacaggagggtGATTTCCCAGACCAACAGACATAGAGTTGAACTGTTCAAAAAG AAACTCCTGGATCAGATTCTTCAAAGAGGCAATGACTGA